A region of Corynebacterium glucuronolyticum DSM 44120 DNA encodes the following proteins:
- a CDS encoding UPF0182 family protein — protein sequence MATGLRPPARKPNRGLLTAITVVVALAVLVPWVVGYYTDWLWFRHINYDSVFVKTLVTRLILFLVFGVVAAGVTWIAGFLAFKYRPGELDGADMSPTIHEYRKVIEKSLNRLLIGLPLIIGILGGLMGQASWRTVLFFLNRQEFGVTDPQFNKDLGFYAFSLPVIQLIVGSLLVLLAVAFFIALVGHYLLGGLRPGNRATGQTAFVSRPARIQLAVTAGLWMLLMVVNYWLQRYTLLDNQYPTFTGGNYTDINAQLPAKIILMVIGLVVAVAFFSAVFLKDLRIPAIATVLMVLSSLVVGTAWPAVVQQFKVKPNGQEAESPYIARNIEATRYAYGIGDDKVTYLDNWGADSTSDEEVASDSSTVSNIRILDPEVLPDTFTQMQQLKNFYGFQDPLSIDRYEQDGQVRDYVVAAREMNPNSLADNQNDWLNRHTVYTHGNGFVAAPANRVDEVARDASSTRGGYPVFTVADLSTVEKDTAGGHRDKLNLDLKQPRIYYGTVISKVPDIVDYAIVGSGDGQSWEYDTDSTMSTYDGKGGVPIGNFFNRIAYTLQFQELNFLLSDRVNSESRILYNRDPRERVEKVAPWLTTDSKAYPAVIDGSIKWIVDGYTTLTNLPYAQRTSLTQTTQDALNPTGTDQRLLYDQVSYIRNSVKAVVDAYDGSVTLYEFDDQDPVLKAWEETFPGTVKPKSEIPEELNVHLRYPEDLFKVQRELIARYHVDDPGTFFKNEAFWSVPNDPSASEDRKNLRQPPYYVVAADPETDKPTFQLITPFRGLEREFLSAHMTVTSDPDNYGKITVRVLPTNSQTLGPKQAQDTMDSSDQVARDRSLWQNTNEVMNGNLLTLPVGGGKILYVEPMYTKRKGQQSAFPKLLRVLVSYDGKIGYAPTVAEALSQVGINPREASDLEESDVSADQPTKDEKKPVEDKNDGTSTPAPAGDPTAAIERINKALNGVRAARDGSHEEYGRALDELDRAVADYQKNFQ from the coding sequence GTGGCTACCGGACTGAGACCACCTGCCCGGAAACCGAACCGGGGGCTCCTCACTGCGATTACCGTTGTGGTTGCCCTCGCCGTTCTCGTTCCGTGGGTGGTGGGGTACTACACAGACTGGCTGTGGTTTAGACACATCAATTACGACTCCGTCTTTGTGAAGACGCTGGTGACGAGGCTCATTCTGTTCCTCGTTTTCGGCGTCGTCGCCGCCGGAGTGACCTGGATCGCCGGGTTCCTGGCCTTCAAATACAGGCCGGGCGAACTCGACGGCGCGGATATGTCACCCACGATCCATGAATACCGCAAGGTCATTGAGAAATCGCTCAACCGCCTCCTCATCGGCCTGCCACTGATCATCGGCATTCTCGGCGGTCTCATGGGCCAGGCTTCCTGGCGCACCGTGCTGTTCTTCCTCAATCGCCAGGAATTCGGCGTGACCGACCCACAGTTCAACAAGGATCTGGGCTTCTACGCCTTCAGCCTGCCGGTCATCCAGCTCATTGTGGGCTCTCTCCTCGTTCTGCTGGCCGTCGCGTTCTTCATCGCGCTGGTCGGGCACTACCTCCTTGGCGGGTTGCGCCCGGGTAACCGAGCCACTGGTCAGACGGCGTTCGTTTCCCGGCCCGCCCGCATCCAGCTCGCCGTCACGGCCGGGCTGTGGATGCTCCTCATGGTGGTGAACTACTGGCTGCAGCGCTACACGCTGCTGGACAACCAGTACCCGACCTTCACCGGCGGTAATTACACCGATATCAACGCGCAGCTGCCAGCCAAGATCATCCTCATGGTCATCGGCCTCGTCGTGGCCGTGGCATTCTTCTCCGCCGTCTTCCTCAAGGATCTGCGGATCCCCGCCATCGCCACCGTGCTCATGGTGCTGTCCTCCCTCGTGGTGGGCACCGCATGGCCCGCAGTCGTGCAGCAGTTCAAGGTGAAGCCGAACGGCCAGGAGGCGGAGTCCCCGTACATCGCCCGCAATATCGAGGCGACGCGCTACGCCTACGGCATCGGTGATGACAAGGTCACCTACCTCGACAACTGGGGCGCAGATTCCACGAGCGACGAGGAGGTAGCCTCCGACAGCTCCACCGTGTCCAACATCCGCATCCTCGATCCCGAGGTTCTGCCGGATACGTTCACGCAGATGCAGCAGCTGAAGAACTTCTACGGGTTCCAGGATCCGCTGTCCATCGACCGCTATGAACAGGATGGGCAGGTGCGCGACTATGTTGTCGCTGCCCGTGAGATGAACCCCAACTCGCTGGCCGATAACCAGAACGACTGGCTCAACCGCCATACCGTGTACACCCACGGCAACGGCTTCGTTGCCGCCCCCGCCAACAGGGTTGATGAGGTCGCGCGCGACGCGTCCTCCACCCGTGGTGGCTACCCGGTGTTCACCGTGGCAGACCTGTCTACCGTGGAAAAGGACACTGCGGGTGGGCACCGGGACAAGCTGAACCTCGATCTCAAGCAACCGCGCATCTACTACGGCACGGTTATTTCCAAGGTGCCGGACATTGTGGACTACGCTATCGTCGGTAGCGGTGATGGCCAGTCGTGGGAGTACGACACGGACTCCACCATGTCCACCTACGACGGCAAGGGTGGCGTGCCGATCGGTAACTTCTTCAACCGCATTGCTTACACCCTGCAGTTCCAGGAGCTCAATTTCCTCCTCTCCGACCGCGTAAATAGCGAATCGAGGATTCTCTACAACCGTGATCCGCGCGAGCGCGTGGAAAAGGTTGCCCCGTGGCTGACCACCGATTCCAAGGCCTACCCGGCTGTCATTGATGGCTCCATCAAGTGGATTGTCGACGGCTACACCACGCTGACGAATCTTCCGTACGCTCAGCGCACTTCGCTGACACAGACCACCCAGGATGCCCTTAACCCGACGGGCACGGACCAGCGCCTGCTCTACGATCAGGTTTCCTACATCCGCAACTCCGTCAAGGCAGTGGTCGACGCCTACGATGGTTCTGTCACCCTCTACGAGTTCGACGATCAAGACCCGGTGCTGAAGGCCTGGGAGGAAACCTTCCCCGGCACGGTGAAGCCGAAGTCCGAGATCCCCGAAGAACTCAATGTTCACCTCCGCTACCCGGAGGATCTGTTCAAGGTACAGCGCGAACTGATCGCCCGCTACCACGTGGACGATCCGGGCACGTTCTTCAAGAACGAGGCCTTCTGGTCCGTCCCGAACGATCCGTCGGCATCCGAGGATCGCAAGAACCTCCGCCAGCCGCCGTACTACGTTGTGGCCGCAGATCCGGAGACAGACAAACCGACCTTCCAGCTCATCACCCCGTTCCGTGGCCTGGAACGCGAGTTCCTCTCCGCCCACATGACGGTGACATCTGATCCGGACAATTACGGCAAGATCACCGTCCGTGTCCTGCCCACGAACTCCCAGACGTTGGGACCGAAGCAGGCACAGGACACGATGGACTCCTCTGACCAGGTGGCGCGTGACCGCTCGCTGTGGCAAAACACCAACGAGGTGATGAACGGTAACCTGCTTACCCTCCCTGTCGGGGGTGGCAAGATCCTTTACGTTGAGCCCATGTACACCAAGAGGAAAGGGCAGCAGTCCGCGTTCCCCAAGCTCCTGCGTGTGCTTGTCAGCTACGACGGCAAGATCGGGTATGCCCCGACTGTCGCCGAGGCACTTTCTCAGGTGGGCATCAACCCGCGTGAGGCCAGCGACTTGGAAGAGTCGGATGTGAGCGCCGATCAGCCGACGAAGGACGAGAAGAAGCCGGTTGAAGACAAGAATGACGGCACGTCCACCCCTGCTCCGGCGGGTGATCCGACGGCTGCTATTGAGCGCATCAACAAAGCACTCAACGGGGTCCGCGCGGCTCGCGACGGCTCGCACGAGGAGTACGGCCGTGCCCTCGACGAGCTCGACCGCGCTGTCGCCGATTACCAGAAGAATTTCCAGTAA
- a CDS encoding MFS transporter, whose amino-acid sequence MRCHVSTAVQVKQEAEKHAKQNRRRVIIGSTIGTTIEFYDFYVYATAAVAVFPHLFFAETDNPTVALLQSFATFGLAFIARPLGSVVFGHFGDRVGRKATLVGALLTMGIATFIIGLLPTYAQVGLLAPALLALMRFCQGLGLGGEWSGAALLATESAEEGKRARAAMWPQLGAPFGFFLANGLFLVIVKVLGHDTAHLDSPFMVWGWRIPFILSAVMVAVGLWVRIHLDETPVFTTAVKQGKKAKAPFSEVFKVALGPLFAGTFIMVGTYALFYLVTTWILSYGIANREKGLGLGFEYQQFLVIQLISIFAFMVSIPLSGYWADRFGRKPSLFWTTVAIIVFGLTFKLFLAPESATLFSSLVFLTLGMFLMGLIFGPMSAVLPELFPTNVRYTGSGLSYNVSSILGAAIAPFIATWLNVTYGVSSVGYYLVGVSIVSLVAIALMRESRDMDMTEI is encoded by the coding sequence ATGAGGTGCCACGTGAGTACTGCCGTCCAAGTAAAACAGGAAGCCGAGAAGCACGCGAAACAGAATCGACGTCGCGTCATTATTGGCTCCACAATCGGAACGACAATCGAGTTCTACGATTTCTACGTCTATGCCACCGCAGCTGTGGCAGTGTTCCCGCACCTCTTCTTTGCGGAAACTGATAATCCCACTGTGGCGCTGCTGCAGTCATTTGCTACCTTCGGCTTGGCCTTTATCGCCCGCCCGCTGGGCTCAGTCGTGTTCGGCCACTTCGGCGATCGTGTCGGCCGTAAAGCAACGCTCGTTGGCGCGCTGCTGACAATGGGGATCGCAACCTTCATCATCGGCCTGCTGCCCACCTATGCACAGGTGGGCCTCCTCGCACCGGCGCTCCTCGCGCTCATGCGCTTCTGCCAGGGCCTGGGCCTTGGCGGTGAGTGGTCGGGCGCGGCGCTGCTCGCCACGGAAAGCGCCGAGGAGGGCAAGCGCGCCCGCGCGGCGATGTGGCCGCAGCTGGGTGCGCCGTTTGGGTTCTTCCTCGCCAACGGACTGTTCCTGGTCATCGTGAAGGTCCTGGGGCATGACACCGCGCACCTGGATTCCCCGTTTATGGTCTGGGGCTGGCGCATCCCCTTCATCCTCAGCGCCGTCATGGTCGCTGTAGGTCTGTGGGTCCGCATCCACCTCGATGAGACGCCGGTGTTCACCACCGCCGTCAAGCAGGGGAAGAAAGCCAAGGCGCCGTTCAGTGAGGTGTTCAAGGTAGCCCTCGGCCCGCTGTTCGCAGGTACGTTCATCATGGTCGGCACGTACGCCCTGTTCTACCTTGTCACCACGTGGATCCTCTCCTACGGAATCGCGAACCGGGAGAAGGGGCTCGGCCTCGGCTTCGAATACCAGCAGTTCCTGGTCATCCAGCTGATCTCGATCTTCGCCTTCATGGTGTCCATCCCGCTGTCCGGCTACTGGGCGGACCGCTTCGGCCGCAAGCCCTCGCTGTTCTGGACGACGGTTGCCATCATCGTCTTCGGCCTGACCTTCAAGCTGTTCCTGGCTCCGGAATCGGCGACGCTGTTCAGCTCCCTCGTGTTCCTCACCCTGGGAATGTTCCTCATGGGCCTCATCTTCGGCCCCATGTCCGCAGTGCTGCCTGAATTGTTCCCTACGAACGTGCGCTACACGGGATCTGGACTGAGCTACAACGTTTCTTCCATCCTTGGTGCTGCGATCGCCCCGTTCATCGCCACATGGCTGAACGTCACCTACGGTGTTTCCTCGGTGGGGTACTACCTTGTCGGTGTGTCCATCGTTTCCCTCGTTGCCATCGCGCTCATGCGTGAGTCCCGCGATATGGATATGACGGAGATCTAG
- a CDS encoding pyridoxal phosphate-dependent aminotransferase, which translates to MNDVVSRLQPFGETIFATMSAKAAAAGAINLGQGFPDEDGPKAMLERAVAEIRSGNNQYAPGPGFPVLREAVARERQLRYGQHVDPKTEVFITVGATEAIAATVLGLVEPGSDVIVLEPYYDSYAAAIALAGASRVAVPLVSRGGSWDIDEVALDAAVTERTRMIIVNSPHNPTGSFLDVAAVARVAVRHDLLVLADDVYEHLIFDGGDHTPIATLPGMWERTVTVSSAAKTFNATGWKTGWAVAPANLIEAVARAKQFMTFVGASPFQPAVAYALDNEQEWVASMVGELQRKRDFLAARLADAGFTVHDTAGTYYIVAEVDRPGVEFSNWLIDAAGVACIPVEVFTDHPEQWRNLVRFAFCKKWDVLEEAGTRLTRLA; encoded by the coding sequence ATGAATGATGTAGTATCGCGACTCCAACCGTTCGGGGAAACCATTTTTGCCACCATGTCCGCCAAGGCTGCAGCCGCCGGGGCGATTAATCTTGGGCAGGGCTTCCCCGACGAGGACGGGCCAAAGGCCATGTTGGAGCGCGCGGTGGCGGAAATCCGCAGCGGAAATAATCAGTACGCACCGGGGCCAGGGTTCCCTGTTCTCCGCGAAGCCGTGGCGAGGGAGCGTCAACTCCGGTACGGCCAGCACGTTGATCCCAAAACAGAAGTGTTCATTACCGTTGGCGCGACGGAAGCCATCGCTGCCACGGTACTGGGGCTTGTTGAGCCGGGATCGGACGTTATTGTTTTAGAGCCCTACTACGATTCCTACGCTGCAGCGATTGCGCTTGCAGGCGCCAGCCGCGTCGCTGTTCCCCTCGTTTCTCGCGGTGGTTCGTGGGATATCGATGAGGTAGCCCTCGATGCGGCGGTTACTGAGCGCACGCGGATGATCATCGTCAACAGCCCGCACAACCCCACCGGTTCGTTCCTCGATGTTGCGGCGGTTGCTCGCGTCGCCGTTCGCCATGATCTGCTTGTGCTTGCCGACGATGTATATGAGCACCTTATTTTCGACGGTGGTGACCACACCCCGATTGCCACCCTCCCCGGAATGTGGGAGCGCACAGTCACAGTTTCTAGCGCCGCCAAGACGTTCAACGCCACTGGCTGGAAAACGGGGTGGGCTGTGGCTCCTGCCAACCTCATCGAGGCGGTTGCCCGCGCCAAGCAGTTCATGACCTTCGTTGGGGCATCCCCATTCCAGCCGGCCGTCGCCTACGCTCTGGATAACGAGCAGGAGTGGGTAGCATCCATGGTCGGAGAACTCCAGCGCAAGCGGGACTTCCTCGCCGCACGCTTGGCTGATGCTGGCTTCACTGTCCACGACACGGCTGGCACCTATTACATCGTCGCGGAGGTTGATCGCCCGGGCGTGGAGTTTTCCAACTGGCTTATCGACGCTGCTGGTGTCGCCTGCATCCCCGTCGAGGTCTTCACCGATCACCCCGAGCAGTGGAGAAATCTCGTGCGCTTTGCGTTTTGCAAGAAATGGGACGTGCTGGAGGAGGCAGGTACGCGTCTCACCCGCCTGGCGTAG
- a CDS encoding trypsin-like serine protease has protein sequence MGNLRRTAAAITAGSLIFFTAPAHGLENGEPAPANSESGSVASLKIGKVGNFGDCTGTLVADQWILTARHCLESVNNEGTQARLGDQIYDADSWALSPTSDAGLLHLTRKVTTATPATVSSQVPTKGQVGTLYGWSSSSSMARRGQLPMTRMEVKELLGGAPEAPDMATPDATPQVDSTESIPGDLAVPANQVPTTAGTGNSMPANGAVSPVLTSPILNAFSTSGAGMQGGDSGGPFFIDGELTGLATAGTADGDPNLPSPSAAITTLAGTADWIEGVTSGKDTASVLTADTTPAPPKTVQAASDHTWVYLGIALTGIVLAAAWSRIRR, from the coding sequence GTGGGAAATTTACGTCGTACAGCCGCAGCCATTACTGCCGGATCACTCATTTTCTTTACCGCCCCAGCACACGGGCTAGAAAATGGCGAACCAGCCCCGGCCAACTCAGAAAGTGGATCGGTGGCCTCATTGAAGATTGGCAAAGTGGGCAATTTCGGTGATTGCACCGGAACGCTTGTGGCGGACCAGTGGATCCTTACCGCCCGTCACTGTCTGGAGTCAGTAAATAACGAGGGCACTCAGGCACGCCTCGGCGACCAAATTTATGATGCCGACTCATGGGCGCTCTCACCCACCTCTGATGCGGGGCTCCTCCACCTCACGCGGAAAGTAACCACCGCCACTCCTGCTACCGTTTCCTCACAGGTTCCTACGAAAGGCCAGGTGGGAACTCTGTACGGCTGGAGCAGCAGCTCCTCCATGGCACGCAGAGGTCAACTCCCCATGACACGCATGGAGGTCAAGGAGCTCCTCGGTGGCGCACCGGAAGCCCCCGATATGGCAACACCCGATGCCACCCCTCAAGTCGATTCCACCGAATCTATCCCCGGCGACCTCGCTGTGCCTGCAAACCAGGTTCCTACTACAGCTGGTACGGGCAACTCCATGCCTGCAAACGGCGCAGTTTCGCCAGTATTGACCAGCCCGATATTGAACGCCTTCTCTACGTCAGGGGCGGGAATGCAAGGTGGCGATTCCGGCGGGCCATTCTTTATCGATGGTGAGCTCACCGGCCTAGCTACAGCCGGTACCGCCGATGGGGACCCGAATCTCCCCTCGCCTAGCGCAGCCATCACCACACTGGCAGGTACCGCAGACTGGATCGAAGGCGTGACCAGCGGCAAAGACACCGCCAGCGTCCTCACTGCTGATACAACTCCCGCCCCACCCAAGACTGTGCAAGCAGCAAGCGACCACACGTGGGTCTACCTGGGAATTGCACTAACAGGAATTGTTCTAGCCGCAGCGTGGTCTCGCATCCGCCGATAA
- a CDS encoding DUF418 domain-containing protein, which yields MSAPSRIVGLDIARSLAIIGMIVVHMASLLWSTKVLLSGIPSSLFAIIAGVTMMIIGKNFTTTTFLRLLTRGGLVMLIGLALLPVGGEIHIVLVAMGLTMMLVSWVPPLGIWWKLALFGLATIAATVRYAPLALIQIYPLLAWIAFFLGGMLLFEVYLRRYFDGAAEAPGAYGVKTRLSVTALSAVITAVGMYYRFTPNIPGWLRFTGHTGVAGEILLSVACAAVALHACLIIGERLPRLSYPFAAMGSMSLTIYILHVLTANYWQHHIALHSTASAAGFIIFFLIFATAWKKIIGQGPAEKLVATAVRALIPAKKGK from the coding sequence GTGTCCGCACCTTCACGTATCGTGGGGCTCGACATAGCCCGTTCGCTGGCCATTATCGGCATGATCGTGGTCCACATGGCCTCCCTTCTTTGGAGTACCAAAGTTCTACTCTCGGGGATCCCTTCGTCCCTGTTCGCTATCATTGCCGGCGTCACGATGATGATCATCGGAAAAAATTTCACCACCACAACCTTTTTGCGGTTGCTTACCCGTGGCGGACTCGTCATGCTCATTGGCTTGGCGCTCCTGCCTGTCGGCGGCGAGATCCACATTGTGCTTGTAGCCATGGGGCTCACAATGATGCTTGTTTCTTGGGTGCCGCCGCTGGGAATATGGTGGAAATTGGCCCTATTTGGTTTAGCGACAATAGCGGCCACCGTACGATATGCTCCGCTAGCACTGATCCAGATCTACCCCCTATTGGCCTGGATCGCCTTTTTCCTAGGCGGGATGCTGCTCTTTGAGGTCTACCTCCGCCGGTACTTTGATGGCGCAGCGGAAGCCCCAGGGGCGTATGGAGTCAAGACGCGCTTGTCCGTAACTGCCCTCAGTGCTGTCATCACTGCCGTTGGCATGTATTACCGTTTTACTCCGAATATTCCTGGTTGGCTCCGCTTCACTGGCCACACCGGCGTCGCCGGAGAAATCCTTCTATCGGTGGCCTGTGCTGCGGTGGCTTTGCACGCGTGCCTCATCATTGGAGAGCGTCTCCCCCGGCTTTCTTACCCTTTCGCTGCGATGGGATCAATGTCTTTGACCATCTACATTCTGCATGTGCTCACGGCGAACTACTGGCAGCACCATATCGCGTTGCACTCCACCGCATCCGCCGCCGGATTCATCATCTTCTTCCTTATATTTGCCACAGCGTGGAAAAAAATTATCGGTCAAGGACCAGCAGAAAAGCTCGTGGCAACAGCCGTAAGAGCACTCATTCCAGCTAAGAAAGGGAAATAA
- a CDS encoding ABC transporter ATP-binding protein, with amino-acid sequence MSHPYEKLAASNRNKEANELAAADKSHVSSSSQGTSIELDGVAREFSDGTGLHPSSVRIDAGEFASILGPSGCGKSTMLRCIAGLETPDAGRIAFGSTNVFDAELGINVPPNRRGLSMVFQDLALWPHMTVEKNVEFPLTVGKRKVPAGERQRRVQEALEKVGIASKAQQRPQQLSGGQQQRVAIARAIVSQPRVILMDEPLSALDAALRQQIRGEITSLAKKLGVTVLYVTHDQSEALAMSDRVIVMEQGEIVQFTSPVEIYTHPANDFVATFVGHMNRDSAGRTWRPEHISISTDALQMSEPRNAESPAGKRMYSARVRECHYVGGRYEVTVNVQGADEPWLVYSNREVGRSENLTLVTTTPSG; translated from the coding sequence ATGAGTCATCCATACGAGAAGTTGGCTGCATCGAATCGAAACAAAGAGGCGAATGAGCTAGCAGCAGCCGATAAGAGTCACGTTTCGAGTTCGTCGCAAGGCACATCCATAGAGCTAGACGGGGTGGCGCGAGAATTCTCTGACGGCACAGGACTGCATCCCTCCTCAGTTCGTATCGATGCAGGGGAGTTCGCGTCGATTCTCGGTCCATCCGGTTGTGGCAAGTCAACCATGTTGCGCTGCATTGCAGGGCTGGAAACGCCTGATGCGGGACGAATCGCCTTCGGATCCACCAACGTCTTTGACGCGGAGCTGGGCATTAATGTGCCTCCGAATCGCCGCGGCTTGTCCATGGTGTTCCAAGATTTGGCGCTGTGGCCTCACATGACGGTGGAAAAGAATGTTGAGTTCCCACTAACCGTCGGAAAGCGAAAAGTGCCGGCGGGGGAGCGACAGCGACGCGTGCAGGAAGCATTGGAGAAAGTGGGGATCGCTAGCAAAGCCCAGCAACGCCCGCAGCAACTTTCCGGTGGTCAGCAGCAACGCGTGGCTATCGCTCGCGCAATCGTCTCCCAACCACGCGTCATCCTCATGGACGAACCGTTATCAGCCCTAGATGCGGCGCTGAGGCAGCAAATTCGTGGAGAGATCACGTCCTTAGCAAAGAAGCTTGGGGTGACGGTTCTCTACGTCACGCATGACCAGTCAGAGGCACTGGCGATGAGCGACCGCGTCATAGTCATGGAACAGGGCGAAATCGTACAGTTCACGAGCCCCGTGGAGATCTACACGCATCCAGCCAATGACTTCGTTGCCACGTTCGTCGGACATATGAACAGAGACTCGGCCGGACGAACCTGGCGGCCAGAACACATTTCTATCAGCACCGATGCACTGCAGATGTCCGAACCTCGAAACGCGGAGTCCCCGGCAGGGAAGCGAATGTACTCGGCCCGAGTGCGGGAGTGCCACTACGTTGGCGGGCGTTACGAGGTGACCGTTAACGTGCAGGGCGCTGATGAGCCGTGGCTGGTGTACAGCAATCGCGAGGTTGGCCGTTCTGAGAACCTCACCCTCGTGACCACGACGCCGTCAGGTTAA
- a CDS encoding ABC transporter substrate-binding protein, with translation MKKNKIVGLIAGIASSALVLTGCGSVETSETSSASEGGAGTSSSEWQAPEGLTGEISYYSANPQGLTDALVEEFEQKTGVKVNVYADTTGKITARIKAEEANPQADIIYLASWSAASKQAESGALEEYTPEGSDAVHDKWVSPTGQFIGRDGSALALVVNTEATDGKPTDWKDLADEQYKDQVIMPDPRESGTAADLIAAMVSKWGEDKTWELFDSLFANGMVVQGANGPALDAVKSGSKAVVFGGVDYSAYSGQQKGEPLEVIIPASGTTITPRPVMIMKSSDNKEAAEAFADFMFSKEAQEISASKNMIPGREDVEAKAGPNYSEITQFSDDWDTIVDSSADIRDKFVERYLK, from the coding sequence ATGAAAAAGAATAAAATTGTTGGCCTCATCGCAGGTATCGCTAGCTCTGCGCTCGTGCTCACGGGCTGTGGATCCGTGGAAACGTCTGAAACAAGCTCAGCAAGCGAAGGCGGAGCCGGGACGTCTTCCTCAGAATGGCAGGCACCTGAGGGCCTTACCGGAGAAATCTCCTACTACTCGGCAAACCCGCAGGGACTGACCGATGCGCTCGTCGAGGAATTCGAGCAGAAGACCGGCGTGAAGGTCAACGTCTACGCCGACACAACCGGCAAGATCACCGCCCGCATCAAGGCCGAGGAGGCCAACCCACAGGCAGATATCATCTACCTCGCCAGCTGGTCCGCAGCCTCCAAGCAGGCTGAATCCGGTGCGCTGGAGGAGTACACGCCGGAAGGCTCTGACGCAGTGCATGACAAATGGGTGTCACCTACTGGCCAGTTCATCGGGCGTGATGGCTCCGCACTTGCTCTCGTGGTTAACACCGAGGCAACCGATGGGAAGCCGACCGACTGGAAGGATCTTGCCGATGAGCAGTACAAGGATCAGGTCATCATGCCTGATCCACGCGAATCCGGTACGGCAGCAGACCTCATCGCTGCGATGGTCTCCAAGTGGGGCGAGGACAAGACCTGGGAGCTGTTTGATTCCCTGTTTGCTAACGGCATGGTCGTACAGGGCGCAAACGGTCCTGCCCTAGATGCAGTTAAATCGGGCTCTAAGGCTGTTGTTTTTGGTGGCGTTGACTACTCTGCCTACTCCGGCCAGCAGAAGGGCGAGCCGCTGGAAGTCATTATCCCGGCGTCCGGTACCACGATTACCCCGCGCCCGGTCATGATCATGAAGTCTTCTGATAACAAGGAGGCCGCCGAGGCCTTCGCTGATTTCATGTTCTCCAAGGAAGCACAAGAAATCTCAGCATCCAAGAACATGATTCCCGGGCGTGAAGACGTAGAAGCCAAGGCGGGCCCGAACTACAGTGAGATCACGCAGTTCAGCGATGATTGGGACACTATCGTCGATAGTTCTGCAGATATCCGCGATAAATTTGTCGAGCGCTACCTGAAGTAA